One genomic window of Dama dama isolate Ldn47 chromosome 7, ASM3311817v1, whole genome shotgun sequence includes the following:
- the TAP2 gene encoding antigen peptide transporter 2 isoform X1, translated as MWRPDLRPWASLLLADLALLWLLQGPLGALLPRGLPGLWLEGALRLSGLWGLLRLGALLGCVEALLPAICLVIPLFLSLRALVPGALSAPPVRVAAAPWAWLLLGYGAVGLSSALWAVLSPPGAKAEGQGQNRVLMWRLLKLSWPDLPFLVAAFSFLSLAVLGETLIPYYSGRVIDILGGDFDPDAFASAIFSMCLFSFGSSLCAGCRGSIFLFTMSRINLRIREMLFSSLLRQDLPFFQETKTGELNSRLSSDTKLMSSWLPLNANVMSRSLVKVLGLYSFMLKLSPRLTFLSLFEVPLMIVAEKVYNARRQAVLWEIQDAMAKAGQVVRESVGGLQTVRSFGAEEQEVRRYKETLERCRQLWWRRDLEQALYLLLRRMLHLAMQVLLLNCALQQILAGDLTRGGLLSFLFYQEDVGNYMQTLVFIFGDMLSNVGAAEKVFRYLDRKPDLPPPGTLAPSTLQGLVNFQNVSFVYPSRPDQPALQDLTFTLSPGQMTALVGPNGSGKSTVAALLQNLYQPTEGQVLLDGAPVSEYEHHYLHRQVVLVGQEPVLFSGSVRDNITYGLKGCSDEKVLAAARAARAEEFIRELELGLDTEVGEKGSQLAVGQKQRLAIARALVRDPRVLILDEATSALDVECEQAVAAGLESAPGPHRAGDRPQAADGSERRPGPGAEAGPAAGPRAARGRAGPLLLAGAAEPERGDPRHARPCPGPPRRPGVAPALGFPGWLFLELDLDRGYYCRGRGRVGVGRCGICLHPRTLLVT; from the exons ATGTGGCGCCCGGACCTGAGACCCTGGGCCTCCCTGCTGCTGGCGGACTTGGCCTTGCTCTGGCTGCTGCAGGGGCCCCTGGGGGCCCTGCTTCCCCGCGGGCTTCCCGGCCTGTGGCTGGAGGGCGCCTTGCGGCTCAGTGGACTTTGGGGGCTGCTGAGGCTGGGGGCGCTGCTGGGGTGTGTGGAAGCGCTGCTGCCCGCCATCTGCCTGGTGATCCCCCTGTTTCTCTCCTTGCGGGCTCTGGTCCCCGGGGCCTTGAGCGCCCCTCCGGTCAGAGTGGCTGCAGCGCCCTGGgcctggctgctgctgggctaTGGGGCGGTGGGGCTGAGCAGCGCCCTGTGGGCCGTGCTGAGCCCTCCAGGAGCCAAGGCCGAGGGGCAGGGCCAGAACAGAGTCTTGATGTGGCGGCTGCTGAAGCTCTCCTGGCCTGACCTGCCTTTCCTGGTGGCcgccttctccttcctctctctggcgGTGTTGG GTGAGACCCTGATCCCTTACTATTCTGGCCGTGTGATTGACATCCTGGGGGGCGACTTTGATCCCGATGCCTTTGCCAGTGCCATCTTTTCCATGTGTCTCTTCTCTTTTGGGAG CTCACTGTGTGCAGGCTGCCGAGGAAGCATCTTCCTCTTCACCATGTCCAGAATCAACCTGCGGATCCGGGAGATgcttttctcctccctcctgcgCCAGGACCTCCCTTTCTTCCAAGAGACTAAGACAG GGGAGCTGAATTCCCGGCTGAGCTCAGATACCAAACTGATGAGTTCTTGGCTTCCTTTGAACGCCAATGTGATGTCTCGAAGCCTGGTGAAAGTGCTGGGActttacagcttcatgctcaagCTGTCACCTCGACTCACCTTCCTCTCTCTGTTCGAGGTGCCTCTCATGAtagtggctgaaaaggtgtacaatGCCCGCCGTCAG GCAGTCCTTTGGGAGATCCAGGATGCTATGGCGAAAGCTGGGCAGGTGGTACGGGAGTCTGTTGGAGGGCTGCAGACCGTGCGCAGTTTTGGAGCCGAGGAGCAAGAGGTCCGTCGCTATAAGGAGACCCTTGAACGATGCCGGCAGCTGTGGTGGCGACGGGACCTGGAACAGGCCCTCTATCTGCTCTTAAGGAGG ATGCTGCACTTGGCGATGCAGGTGCTCTTGCTGAACTGTGCGCTGCAGCAGATCCTGGCCGGGGACCTCACCCGCGGCGGGCTCCTCTCCTTCCTGTTCTACCAGGAGGACGTGGGCAACTACATGCAA accctGGTGTTCATATTTGGGGACATGCTGAGCAACGTGGGGGCAGCCGAGAAGGTGTTCCGCTACCTGGACCGAAAGCCAGATCTGCCTCCACCGGGGACTCTGGCCCCATCGACTCTGCAGGGCTTGGTGAATTTCCAGAACGTCTCCTTTGTGTATCCCAGTCGCCCTGACCAGCCTGCGCTCCAG GATCTGACGTTCACCCTGAGTCCTGGGCAGATGACGGCGCTGGTGGGGCCCAACGGGTCTGGGAAGAGCACGGTGGCCGCGCTGCTGCAGAATCTGTACCAGCCCACCGAGGGCCAGGTGCTGCTGGACGGGGCGCCGGTCTCCGAGTATGAGCACCACTACCTGCACCGTCAG GTGGTCTTGGTCGGGCAGGAGCCCGTGCTGTTCTCCGGCTCGGTGAGGGACAACATCACCTACGGCCTGAAGGGCTGCAGCGACGAGAAGGTGCTGGCGGCGGCCCGCGCGGCCCGCGCGGAGGAGTTCATCCGCGAGCTGGAGCTCGGGCTCGATACAG AGGTGGGGGAGAAAGGCAGCCAGCTGGCGGTGGGGCAGAAGCAACGTCTGGCCATCGCCCGGGCCCTCGTGCGGGACCCCCGCGTCCTCATCCTGGATGAAGCCACCAGTGCCCTGGACGTGGAGTGTGAGCAGGCGGTAG CTGCAGGACTGGAGAGCGCACCGGGCCCGCACCGTGCTGGTGATCGCCCACAGGCTGCAGACGGTTCAGAGCGCCGACCAGGTCCTGGTGCTGAGGCAGGGCCGGCTGCAGGGCCCCGAGCAGCTCGTGGACGGGCAGGACCTCTACTCCTGGCTGGCGCAGCAGAACCAGAGCGTGGGGACCCCAGACACGCCCGGCCCTGCCCAGGGCCACCTCGGCGCCCCGGAGTAGCTCCTGCCTTGGGTTTTCCTGGCTGGTTGTTTTTGGAGCTGGATTTAGACCGTGGGTACTACTGCCGGGGCCGTGggagggtgggggttgggagatGTGGTATCTGTCTGCATCCACGAACCTTGTTAGTTACTTGA
- the TAP2 gene encoding antigen peptide transporter 2 isoform X2: protein MWRPDLRPWASLLLADLALLWLLQGPLGALLPRGLPGLWLEGALRLSGLWGLLRLGALLGCVEALLPAICLVIPLFLSLRALVPGALSAPPVRVAAAPWAWLLLGYGAVGLSSALWAVLSPPGAKAEGQGQNRVLMWRLLKLSWPDLPFLVAAFSFLSLAVLGETLIPYYSGRVIDILGGDFDPDAFASAIFSMCLFSFGSSLCAGCRGSIFLFTMSRINLRIREMLFSSLLRQDLPFFQETKTGELNSRLSSDTKLMSSWLPLNANVMSRSLVKVLGLYSFMLKLSPRLTFLSLFEVPLMIVAEKVYNARRQAVLWEIQDAMAKAGQVVRESVGGLQTVRSFGAEEQEVRRYKETLERCRQLWWRRDLEQALYLLLRRMLHLAMQVLLLNCALQQILAGDLTRGGLLSFLFYQEDVGNYMQTLVFIFGDMLSNVGAAEKVFRYLDRKPDLPPPGTLAPSTLQGLVNFQNVSFVYPSRPDQPALQDLTFTLSPGQMTALVGPNGSGKSTVAALLQNLYQPTEGQVLLDGAPVSEYEHHYLHRQVVLVGQEPVLFSGSVRDNITYGLKGCSDEKVLAAARAARAEEFIRELELGLDTEVGEKGSQLAVGQKQRLAIARALVRDPRVLILDEATSALDVECEQALQDWRAHRARTVLVIAHRLQTVQSADQVLVLRQGRLQGPEQLVDGQDLYSWLAQQNQSVGTPDTPGPAQGHLGAPE from the exons ATGTGGCGCCCGGACCTGAGACCCTGGGCCTCCCTGCTGCTGGCGGACTTGGCCTTGCTCTGGCTGCTGCAGGGGCCCCTGGGGGCCCTGCTTCCCCGCGGGCTTCCCGGCCTGTGGCTGGAGGGCGCCTTGCGGCTCAGTGGACTTTGGGGGCTGCTGAGGCTGGGGGCGCTGCTGGGGTGTGTGGAAGCGCTGCTGCCCGCCATCTGCCTGGTGATCCCCCTGTTTCTCTCCTTGCGGGCTCTGGTCCCCGGGGCCTTGAGCGCCCCTCCGGTCAGAGTGGCTGCAGCGCCCTGGgcctggctgctgctgggctaTGGGGCGGTGGGGCTGAGCAGCGCCCTGTGGGCCGTGCTGAGCCCTCCAGGAGCCAAGGCCGAGGGGCAGGGCCAGAACAGAGTCTTGATGTGGCGGCTGCTGAAGCTCTCCTGGCCTGACCTGCCTTTCCTGGTGGCcgccttctccttcctctctctggcgGTGTTGG GTGAGACCCTGATCCCTTACTATTCTGGCCGTGTGATTGACATCCTGGGGGGCGACTTTGATCCCGATGCCTTTGCCAGTGCCATCTTTTCCATGTGTCTCTTCTCTTTTGGGAG CTCACTGTGTGCAGGCTGCCGAGGAAGCATCTTCCTCTTCACCATGTCCAGAATCAACCTGCGGATCCGGGAGATgcttttctcctccctcctgcgCCAGGACCTCCCTTTCTTCCAAGAGACTAAGACAG GGGAGCTGAATTCCCGGCTGAGCTCAGATACCAAACTGATGAGTTCTTGGCTTCCTTTGAACGCCAATGTGATGTCTCGAAGCCTGGTGAAAGTGCTGGGActttacagcttcatgctcaagCTGTCACCTCGACTCACCTTCCTCTCTCTGTTCGAGGTGCCTCTCATGAtagtggctgaaaaggtgtacaatGCCCGCCGTCAG GCAGTCCTTTGGGAGATCCAGGATGCTATGGCGAAAGCTGGGCAGGTGGTACGGGAGTCTGTTGGAGGGCTGCAGACCGTGCGCAGTTTTGGAGCCGAGGAGCAAGAGGTCCGTCGCTATAAGGAGACCCTTGAACGATGCCGGCAGCTGTGGTGGCGACGGGACCTGGAACAGGCCCTCTATCTGCTCTTAAGGAGG ATGCTGCACTTGGCGATGCAGGTGCTCTTGCTGAACTGTGCGCTGCAGCAGATCCTGGCCGGGGACCTCACCCGCGGCGGGCTCCTCTCCTTCCTGTTCTACCAGGAGGACGTGGGCAACTACATGCAA accctGGTGTTCATATTTGGGGACATGCTGAGCAACGTGGGGGCAGCCGAGAAGGTGTTCCGCTACCTGGACCGAAAGCCAGATCTGCCTCCACCGGGGACTCTGGCCCCATCGACTCTGCAGGGCTTGGTGAATTTCCAGAACGTCTCCTTTGTGTATCCCAGTCGCCCTGACCAGCCTGCGCTCCAG GATCTGACGTTCACCCTGAGTCCTGGGCAGATGACGGCGCTGGTGGGGCCCAACGGGTCTGGGAAGAGCACGGTGGCCGCGCTGCTGCAGAATCTGTACCAGCCCACCGAGGGCCAGGTGCTGCTGGACGGGGCGCCGGTCTCCGAGTATGAGCACCACTACCTGCACCGTCAG GTGGTCTTGGTCGGGCAGGAGCCCGTGCTGTTCTCCGGCTCGGTGAGGGACAACATCACCTACGGCCTGAAGGGCTGCAGCGACGAGAAGGTGCTGGCGGCGGCCCGCGCGGCCCGCGCGGAGGAGTTCATCCGCGAGCTGGAGCTCGGGCTCGATACAG AGGTGGGGGAGAAAGGCAGCCAGCTGGCGGTGGGGCAGAAGCAACGTCTGGCCATCGCCCGGGCCCTCGTGCGGGACCCCCGCGTCCTCATCCTGGATGAAGCCACCAGTGCCCTGGACGTGGAGTGTGAGCAGGCG CTGCAGGACTGGAGAGCGCACCGGGCCCGCACCGTGCTGGTGATCGCCCACAGGCTGCAGACGGTTCAGAGCGCCGACCAGGTCCTGGTGCTGAGGCAGGGCCGGCTGCAGGGCCCCGAGCAGCTCGTGGACGGGCAGGACCTCTACTCCTGGCTGGCGCAGCAGAACCAGAGCGTGGGGACCCCAGACACGCCCGGCCCTGCCCAGGGCCACCTCGGCGCCCCGGAGTAG